GCAGTTGCGCAGAAACTTGAAAAAGTAACTCTATCTGTGCCGATGCAGGTTGGCGAAGAGGACAAATTGTTCGGCTCCGTCACGGCTATCACAATCGCTGAGCATCTTAAGGAGCATGGATTCGATCTGAACAAGAAGGAAATACTACTGGATGATCCCATCAAAGCTCTGGGTATATACAAGGTTCCCATAAAGCTGCATACTGATGTGACAACAGAAGTGAAGGTGTATGTGATTAAGGAATAGATGACAAAACCGGTTTTCTCCGCCAGCTGGTGGATAAATTGGTTTCGGGAATTTTGATCTGCCAACTCCCCCCGTCACAAGCGGGGTTTTTTGTTGAACCACGAGGCAAGTGATAACTGATTTTACTGCGCCACCATCAATAT
This Candidatus Neomarinimicrobiota bacterium DNA region includes the following protein-coding sequences:
- the rplI gene encoding 50S ribosomal protein L9, translated to MKVILRQRVEKLGEVGDIVRVKDGYARNYLIPRGVVVEATPGNLRMVESLKEQIAMRDKKAATGAAAVAQKLEKVTLSVPMQVGEEDKLFGSVTAITIAEHLKEHGFDLNKKEILLDDPIKALGIYKVPIKLHTDVTTEVKVYVIKE